From Agrobacterium tumefaciens, a single genomic window includes:
- a CDS encoding DUF3597 domain-containing protein: MSFFDKIKNAIFGKAEAATETAAPSPAPSGSPAPAAPAPAQPTATGAAPAPAGAVDVAAILDAAVKKNGQKLDWKHSIVDLLKALDLDSSLSARKELAAELHYPGDTSDSAAMNMWLHKAVIKKLSENGGKLPAELLD; encoded by the coding sequence ATGAGCTTCTTTGACAAAATCAAAAACGCCATCTTCGGAAAGGCCGAGGCCGCCACTGAAACGGCAGCGCCTTCGCCTGCACCATCGGGCAGCCCTGCGCCTGCGGCACCGGCACCTGCGCAGCCAACCGCAACAGGTGCTGCACCCGCCCCAGCCGGAGCAGTCGATGTTGCCGCCATCCTGGACGCTGCCGTCAAGAAAAACGGTCAGAAACTCGACTGGAAACATTCCATCGTCGACCTTCTCAAGGCGCTCGACCTCGACAGCAGCCTCAGCGCCCGCAAAGAACTGGCCGCCGAACTGCATTATCCCGGCGACACATCAGATTCCGCCGCGATGAATATGTGGCTTCACAAAGCGGTCATTAAAAAACTTTCGGAAAATGGCGGCAAGCTGCCAGCCGAGTTGCTTGATTGA
- the cydX gene encoding cytochrome bd-I oxidase subunit CydX — protein sequence MWYFAWLLGLPLAAIFAVMNAMWYELMEENARKAEVQYNE from the coding sequence ATGTGGTATTTCGCCTGGCTGCTCGGCCTGCCTCTCGCCGCCATCTTCGCCGTCATGAACGCCATGTGGTATGAATTGATGGAAGAAAATGCCAGGAAGGCAGAGGTTCAATATAACGAGTAA
- the cydB gene encoding cytochrome d ubiquinol oxidase subunit II has protein sequence MILHELIDYEILRLIWWLLLGVLLIGFAVTGGFDLGAGALLPFVAKTDIERRVVINSIGPTWEGNQVWLILGGGAIFAAWPPLYAVSFSGFYLAMFATLFALILRPVGFKYRSKRESVVWRTSWDWALFVGGFVPALIFGVAVGNVLQGVPFHFDDDLRIFYDGTTLFELLNPYAILCGLVSVAMLLMHGAAWLMLKTDGVIAERARAFGTVAALATTVVFALGGIFLWLGVDGYRFTSEIATGGPSNPLGKTVEVASGVWFQNYTTYPWMMVAPALGLGLPLIAFVFIRMRKAVMALLASSLAIFGIISTVGLSMFPFILPSSVDPKSSLTVWDASSSHLTLFIMLVVAVIFVPMIVAYTTWVYRVLWGKVDEKAIRDESGHAY, from the coding sequence ATGATCCTGCACGAACTTATCGACTACGAAATTCTCCGCCTTATCTGGTGGTTGCTGCTCGGCGTCCTGCTGATAGGATTTGCGGTCACCGGTGGTTTTGATCTCGGTGCTGGTGCGTTGCTGCCTTTTGTCGCTAAAACCGACATCGAGCGGCGTGTCGTCATCAATTCCATCGGCCCAACCTGGGAAGGCAACCAGGTGTGGCTGATCCTTGGCGGTGGTGCCATCTTTGCGGCCTGGCCACCCCTTTACGCGGTGTCCTTCTCGGGTTTCTATCTGGCGATGTTCGCCACCCTGTTTGCGCTCATCTTGCGGCCGGTGGGGTTCAAATATCGCTCCAAGCGCGAGAGTGTAGTGTGGCGCACAAGCTGGGACTGGGCCTTGTTCGTCGGGGGCTTTGTACCTGCCCTGATCTTTGGCGTTGCGGTTGGCAACGTACTTCAAGGTGTGCCGTTCCACTTCGATGACGACCTTAGGATCTTCTATGACGGCACGACACTGTTCGAACTTTTGAACCCCTATGCCATTCTCTGCGGTCTTGTGTCCGTTGCCATGCTGCTGATGCATGGTGCGGCATGGCTGATGCTGAAGACGGACGGTGTCATCGCCGAACGTGCCAGAGCATTCGGGACAGTTGCGGCTCTTGCCACGACCGTTGTCTTTGCGCTTGGCGGCATTTTCCTGTGGCTCGGCGTTGATGGTTACCGCTTCACGTCCGAGATTGCCACCGGCGGTCCGTCCAATCCGCTTGGCAAAACGGTTGAAGTGGCAAGTGGTGTCTGGTTCCAGAACTACACGACATATCCGTGGATGATGGTTGCGCCTGCACTTGGCCTTGGTCTGCCGCTGATCGCTTTTGTTTTCATTCGTATGCGCAAGGCAGTGATGGCACTTCTCGCCAGTTCTCTGGCAATCTTCGGCATCATCTCGACTGTCGGGCTTTCGATGTTTCCCTTCATCCTCCCGTCCTCGGTCGATCCGAAGTCGAGCCTGACTGTCTGGGATGCTTCATCGAGCCATCTGACGCTGTTCATCATGCTGGTTGTTGCGGTGATCTTCGTGCCGATGATCGTTGCTTACACGACCTGGGTCTATCGCGTGCTGTGGGGCAAAGTGGATGAGAAGGCGATCCGTGATGAAAGCGGACACGCGTACTGA
- the cydC gene encoding thiol reductant ABC exporter subunit CydC translates to MISRLAVLKPIAQLFWSSRRTMLCVGAALAATTVMAGIGLLGVSGWFITATAIAGLAPATAYAFDVFAPSAAIRLLALSRTAARYGERLTTHEATLSVLAALREKLFRGWASPMAAKALEARPVRLLNRLTADIDALDSLYLRVLVPGAVAILVAIATGLGLSILHPLAGLGAAIFLLVAGLGIPVKTSLKAEKFARRRASGLESLRARTADMVSGQAEFLTTGRLSAQVAAACEADDYLKRCDDQLNRIEVATGFSFGISSAVLLATTLLGMAWLAEHGVIDAPAAALGLLVCFAALEPFAALRRGAMELGRTLFSARRIAPRLSAADTVFSPSVPATGMAVEFAGVKLTRAGNSRPVLDDIDLNIKAGETVAIIGASGAGKTSLLNLIAGELMPDTGYVNAFSSSFLTQRNELFRDSLGDNLRLAKPDATDRELWDVLDAAGLGTLVRRLPEGLETRLGEGGQGLSGGQSRRLALARFLLRDRPLWLLDEVTEGLDGKTARDVLARLFQHATGKTVVMVTHNRREAEFADRIVVLKEGHPFDECQSGTSGYGVVLQTLRPD, encoded by the coding sequence ATGATATCGCGTCTTGCCGTATTGAAGCCCATAGCCCAGCTTTTCTGGTCGTCGCGTCGGACAATGTTGTGCGTAGGTGCTGCGCTCGCCGCGACAACGGTCATGGCTGGTATTGGACTTCTGGGCGTCTCAGGCTGGTTCATCACGGCCACGGCAATTGCCGGTCTTGCGCCGGCGACAGCCTATGCATTCGATGTTTTTGCGCCATCAGCGGCAATCCGGCTGCTTGCGCTGTCTCGGACCGCCGCACGATATGGCGAGCGTCTGACAACGCATGAAGCAACGCTTTCTGTTCTCGCAGCACTCCGGGAAAAGCTGTTTCGGGGCTGGGCCTCGCCCATGGCTGCAAAGGCGCTCGAGGCGAGGCCGGTTCGCCTGCTGAACCGTTTGACGGCCGATATCGATGCGCTGGATTCGCTTTATTTGCGTGTTCTCGTGCCGGGAGCCGTTGCAATTCTGGTAGCGATTGCGACGGGGCTAGGGCTTAGCATTCTGCATCCGCTCGCCGGGCTCGGTGCAGCTATCTTCCTGCTGGTCGCGGGCCTTGGAATCCCTGTCAAAACTTCCTTGAAGGCAGAAAAATTCGCTCGCCGCCGTGCGAGTGGTCTTGAGTCTTTGCGGGCGCGCACCGCTGACATGGTTAGCGGTCAGGCGGAGTTCTTGACGACGGGTCGCCTGTCCGCACAGGTGGCGGCTGCTTGTGAAGCGGACGATTATCTGAAAAGATGCGACGATCAATTAAATCGGATTGAAGTTGCAACGGGCTTTTCGTTTGGGATCAGCTCAGCCGTTCTGCTGGCGACTACACTGCTGGGAATGGCCTGGCTGGCCGAACATGGTGTGATCGATGCGCCCGCGGCAGCCTTGGGATTGCTTGTCTGTTTTGCCGCCTTGGAGCCTTTTGCTGCTTTGCGAAGGGGAGCAATGGAACTTGGAAGAACATTGTTCTCCGCCCGACGGATTGCCCCCCGCCTTTCTGCCGCTGATACGGTGTTTTCTCCCTCCGTGCCTGCAACGGGCATGGCCGTCGAATTTGCAGGTGTGAAACTGACGCGTGCTGGCAATTCCCGCCCGGTGCTTGATGACATCGATTTAAACATCAAGGCCGGTGAAACGGTCGCAATCATAGGGGCGAGCGGTGCTGGAAAGACAAGCCTGCTCAATCTGATTGCCGGCGAACTGATGCCGGATACAGGATACGTCAACGCTTTCTCTTCGTCGTTTCTCACACAACGAAACGAACTGTTTCGCGACAGCCTTGGAGACAATCTCCGGCTTGCCAAACCCGATGCGACCGATCGCGAACTCTGGGACGTCCTCGATGCTGCGGGTCTTGGTACCCTGGTCAGGCGCTTACCTGAGGGGCTTGAAACTCGTCTGGGCGAGGGCGGGCAGGGTCTGTCCGGTGGGCAATCCCGCAGATTGGCGCTTGCGCGGTTTCTGTTGAGAGACAGGCCCCTCTGGCTTCTGGATGAGGTGACTGAAGGCCTCGACGGCAAAACAGCGCGCGACGTGCTCGCAAGGCTGTTTCAACACGCGACGGGAAAAACTGTCGTGATGGTGACGCACAATCGGCGTGAGGCTGAATTCGCCGATCGCATTGTGGTTCTGAAAGAGGGGCATCCGTTTGATGAATGTCAAAGCGGTACCTCAGGCTACGGCGTAGTGTTGCAAACATTGCGTCCGGACTGA
- a CDS encoding carboxylating nicotinate-nucleotide diphosphorylase produces the protein MPLSPLPRLVIEAPVRIALMEDLGLAGDITSDSVIPADHRSTVVMAARDRGVIAGLDAAELAFQLVDPAITMKRQVNDGSAVDPGDIIATIEGPSRGLLTGERTALNFLGHLSGIASVTAGIVAAIAGTRASVACTRKTTPGLRALEKYAVRAGGGMNHRFALHDAVLIKDNHIAVAGSTAEAIRRAKASVGHLVKIEVEVDTLDQLRQAMQEGVDAVLLDNMSPEMLREAVDIVAGKAITEASGRINPQTAATIAKTGVDLISVGWLTHSAPVLDIGLDFSHNC, from the coding sequence ATGCCCCTCTCCCCCTTGCCACGTCTTGTGATTGAAGCACCGGTTCGCATTGCCCTGATGGAAGATCTGGGGCTTGCAGGCGATATAACCTCTGATTCCGTGATCCCTGCAGACCATCGTTCAACAGTTGTCATGGCTGCGCGCGACAGGGGTGTCATCGCGGGCCTGGATGCCGCAGAACTTGCATTCCAGCTTGTCGACCCAGCCATTACGATGAAAAGGCAGGTGAATGACGGCTCAGCGGTCGATCCCGGCGACATCATCGCGACAATAGAAGGCCCATCGCGCGGCCTTTTGACCGGCGAGCGCACCGCACTCAACTTTCTTGGCCACCTCTCAGGCATAGCCTCGGTTACGGCCGGTATCGTAGCAGCCATTGCTGGAACAAGAGCCTCAGTGGCGTGCACCCGCAAGACAACACCCGGCCTTCGCGCCCTGGAAAAATATGCCGTCCGTGCAGGTGGCGGCATGAACCATCGCTTTGCTCTTCACGATGCAGTCCTCATCAAGGACAATCATATCGCTGTTGCAGGCAGCACGGCCGAAGCAATTCGCCGCGCAAAGGCTAGTGTCGGCCACCTCGTCAAAATTGAAGTGGAAGTCGATACGCTCGACCAACTGAGGCAAGCGATGCAAGAAGGCGTCGACGCTGTTTTGCTCGACAACATGAGCCCTGAGATGTTGCGTGAAGCCGTTGATATCGTCGCTGGCAAAGCCATCACAGAAGCCTCGGGCCGTATCAATCCGCAAACGGCTGCCACCATCGCGAAAACCGGTGTTGACCTGATTTCCGTTGGATGGCTGACGCACAGCGCGCCGGTGCTCGATATCGGCCTAGATTTTTCCCACAACTGTTGA
- a CDS encoding GlsB/YeaQ/YmgE family stress response membrane protein, whose amino-acid sequence MEDAQVGWIAAIIIGGIAGWLAEQFMKSNMGVFMNIILGIIGAIVANFLLGLVGVSLGGWLGYLIAGFIGACILIAVGRAIRR is encoded by the coding sequence ATGGAAGATGCACAGGTTGGCTGGATTGCGGCCATTATCATCGGCGGCATTGCAGGGTGGCTTGCCGAACAGTTCATGAAAAGCAACATGGGTGTTTTCATGAATATTATTCTCGGCATCATCGGTGCGATTGTCGCGAATTTTCTGCTTGGACTTGTGGGCGTTTCCCTTGGGGGATGGCTCGGATACCTTATCGCAGGTTTCATAGGCGCGTGCATACTGATCGCCGTAGGGCGAGCGATTCGCCGCTAA
- a CDS encoding GbsR/MarR family transcriptional regulator yields the protein MSANLSPLVQSFVLHFGEMGSRWGINRTVGQVYALLYLSPEPLCADDLVEALAISRSNVSMSLKELQAWNLAILKHLPGDRRDFFTTPEDVWHILRILAEERKKREIDPTLSVLREILMTTPESESERHAQKRIEDMKVLIEQLTGWYDDVKKLETERLASLLALGAKVTKLLDTKDKIVSLAKPRGKKR from the coding sequence GTGTCCGCAAATCTCTCGCCTCTCGTCCAGTCATTTGTGCTGCATTTCGGCGAAATGGGCAGCCGATGGGGAATCAATCGCACCGTCGGGCAGGTCTATGCTCTTCTTTACCTATCGCCGGAGCCGCTCTGCGCAGACGATCTCGTCGAGGCGTTGGCGATCTCTCGTTCGAATGTGTCGATGAGCCTGAAAGAGCTTCAGGCCTGGAATCTTGCAATCCTCAAGCATCTGCCCGGAGATAGGCGCGACTTTTTCACGACTCCGGAAGATGTCTGGCACATCCTTCGTATACTTGCGGAAGAGCGCAAGAAACGCGAAATTGATCCGACGCTTAGCGTATTGCGCGAAATTCTCATGACGACGCCTGAAAGCGAGAGCGAGCGCCACGCCCAAAAGCGCATCGAGGACATGAAGGTGCTGATCGAGCAACTGACTGGCTGGTACGACGACGTCAAAAAGCTCGAAACCGAGAGACTGGCATCGCTTTTGGCATTGGGCGCGAAGGTCACCAAGCTACTGGATACCAAGGATAAAATTGTTTCGCTTGCCAAACCACGCGGCAAAAAGAGGTAA
- the cydD gene encoding thiol reductant ABC exporter subunit CydD, with product MTASTSASPFSAVADPGQFAREATNNAHDTAGRRVSEAGITNVGQEKKRAPSQGRSVALLHAVAALIWLPQAALLALSVGMIADVAPMISIVPAASAVLVLGVLKAWLEKAASRRSFQAARRVLSQERAEALAIVARASPLDSSRTTSGEAASVIAESAEALVPYLSRFLPARMKATVVPIVFFVAIFPFSWVAALVLLFAMPTIPLFMALIGWQAKVASEKQLAETGNMNAFLLDRLRGLQTIRSLEAVDLTARRLRGDAENLKKRTMAVLRIAFLSSAVLELFAALGVAMTAVYVGFHLLGFLEFGAWGQRLTLAEGLFILLLAPAFFEPMRELSAVWHDRAAGEAAMDALRKFRNNAVSVVGNGQDATERSIASAPTLEIKGLSFAYPGGPYVICDFDLSVREGESVALLGPSGCGKSTILSLIAGFAAADTGLIEIGGTPLNADTADPLRQTVGWISQKPFFTASSLKANVRFGRPDITDTSVDRALQETGLDALVSERQHCPVGDGGHGISGGEAVRLAIARAVADPATKLLLVDEPTAHLDRETAERIADSLCRLAKDRTLIVATHDPVLAGRMDRVVDLAALSQGEKRS from the coding sequence ATGACCGCTTCCACATCCGCATCGCCTTTCTCTGCTGTCGCTGATCCCGGTCAATTTGCTCGAGAAGCGACGAACAATGCTCATGACACGGCGGGACGACGGGTTTCGGAAGCCGGGATCACGAACGTTGGGCAGGAAAAGAAACGTGCCCCATCGCAAGGCAGGTCCGTCGCGCTTTTGCATGCCGTCGCCGCCCTTATCTGGTTGCCGCAGGCAGCATTGCTGGCTCTTTCCGTCGGTATGATCGCTGATGTGGCACCGATGATATCGATCGTGCCCGCCGCCTCTGCGGTTCTCGTCCTCGGGGTTCTCAAAGCATGGCTGGAGAAAGCGGCATCACGCCGATCGTTTCAGGCTGCCCGTCGCGTACTTTCTCAAGAGAGAGCGGAAGCGCTTGCTATTGTGGCCAGAGCGTCACCCCTCGATTCATCCCGTACGACGTCCGGGGAGGCGGCAAGTGTCATTGCAGAGAGTGCGGAGGCACTCGTCCCCTACTTGTCCCGGTTTCTACCGGCGAGAATGAAGGCGACAGTCGTTCCCATTGTTTTCTTCGTCGCTATCTTCCCATTCTCCTGGGTTGCCGCACTGGTGCTGCTTTTCGCCATGCCGACGATACCGCTGTTCATGGCGCTGATCGGCTGGCAGGCCAAAGTGGCAAGCGAAAAGCAACTGGCCGAGACCGGCAACATGAACGCCTTCTTGCTGGATCGCTTGCGCGGACTGCAAACGATCCGGTCCCTGGAGGCCGTCGATCTAACTGCCCGTAGACTTAGGGGGGATGCCGAAAACCTCAAGAAGCGGACGATGGCAGTTTTGCGGATTGCTTTCCTGTCATCCGCGGTCCTTGAGCTGTTCGCGGCTCTTGGGGTTGCAATGACCGCCGTTTATGTCGGCTTCCATCTGCTCGGTTTTCTGGAATTCGGGGCCTGGGGGCAGCGGTTGACGCTGGCAGAAGGCCTTTTCATTTTGCTTTTGGCACCCGCCTTTTTTGAACCGATGCGCGAACTGTCTGCCGTGTGGCACGATCGCGCTGCGGGCGAGGCGGCAATGGATGCACTGCGCAAGTTCAGGAACAATGCGGTCTCAGTTGTTGGAAACGGTCAGGACGCTACGGAACGTTCTATTGCGAGCGCACCGACCCTGGAGATCAAAGGGCTGTCTTTCGCTTATCCGGGCGGGCCTTACGTCATTTGCGATTTTGACCTGTCCGTTCGGGAAGGTGAATCCGTTGCGCTCCTTGGCCCTTCTGGCTGCGGAAAATCCACCATTCTCTCTTTGATCGCTGGCTTTGCTGCCGCCGATACGGGCTTAATCGAGATCGGTGGCACGCCACTGAATGCCGATACGGCTGACCCATTGCGCCAGACGGTTGGATGGATCAGCCAGAAGCCGTTCTTTACGGCCAGCTCGCTGAAAGCCAATGTTCGCTTTGGTCGTCCTGATATCACCGACACGAGCGTTGACCGTGCGTTGCAGGAAACCGGGCTCGACGCATTGGTATCTGAGCGCCAACACTGTCCCGTCGGTGATGGCGGTCACGGAATCTCCGGCGGTGAGGCTGTGCGGCTGGCCATAGCGCGGGCGGTTGCCGACCCTGCAACAAAGCTGCTGCTGGTCGATGAGCCGACGGCGCATCTCGATCGCGAAACTGCGGAACGGATTGCAGACAGCCTCTGTCGGCTTGCCAAAGACAGGACCCTGATCGTGGCGACGCATGACCCGGTTCTTGCGGGGCGTATGGACAGGGTTGTAGATCTGGCTGCCCTCAGCCAAGGGGAGAAGCGTTCATGA
- a CDS encoding asparaginase: MRFLVKEAQSTPLVTVIATGGTIASKRGEDGAFKPALTGDDLLSVLPEVDARLRTVNLMSKDSSSLTFADMQSISDAVKQQITDGEVRGVVVMHGTDTMEESALLVHLQNAIEKPVIFTGAQFAADHPCSDGPTNLHHAISLASDAVNAARGVQIAFGGRTVSAWGAYKFSSDKADAFRNARGETTKAKLELSGRVDPVRVDMIAIYPGCDATQIKASVEAGAHGIVLQALGSGNANRVIVEAAQECTSKGLPVIISSRVPDGALSPSYGGGGGGHDLAKAGAIHSRTLRPGQARILLAALLASGADADAIRDAFDETVDAMH; encoded by the coding sequence ATGAGGTTTTTAGTGAAAGAGGCGCAATCAACACCACTCGTCACGGTGATCGCAACCGGCGGAACAATTGCAAGCAAACGTGGCGAGGACGGAGCATTTAAGCCCGCGTTGACAGGTGATGACCTTCTTTCCGTTCTTCCCGAGGTCGATGCGCGTCTTCGCACGGTCAATCTGATGTCGAAAGATTCCTCCAGCCTTACCTTCGCCGACATGCAATCGATCAGCGATGCCGTGAAACAGCAAATCACTGACGGAGAGGTGCGTGGTGTCGTGGTGATGCATGGCACCGACACGATGGAAGAGAGCGCGCTTCTCGTTCACTTGCAAAACGCCATCGAAAAGCCCGTGATTTTCACCGGCGCACAATTTGCTGCCGACCATCCCTGTTCTGATGGTCCAACTAATCTTCACCATGCAATTTCGCTCGCGTCAGACGCCGTCAATGCTGCGCGTGGTGTTCAGATCGCCTTTGGTGGCAGAACTGTATCGGCATGGGGCGCATACAAATTCAGCAGCGACAAGGCCGACGCATTTCGAAATGCCCGTGGCGAAACGACGAAAGCAAAACTCGAACTATCTGGTCGGGTTGATCCGGTCCGGGTGGACATGATCGCCATCTATCCCGGCTGCGACGCCACACAGATCAAGGCAAGTGTAGAGGCAGGTGCACACGGCATCGTGCTGCAGGCCCTTGGATCGGGCAACGCCAATCGGGTGATTGTCGAGGCGGCTCAAGAATGCACGTCCAAGGGTCTGCCGGTCATCATTTCCAGTCGTGTGCCCGACGGCGCACTTTCGCCCAGTTATGGTGGCGGGGGCGGTGGGCACGACCTGGCAAAAGCAGGAGCCATCCATTCACGTACATTGCGGCCGGGCCAGGCACGTATTCTCCTGGCCGCTCTTCTGGCAAGTGGCGCCGATGCTGACGCCATCCGGGATGCATTCGACGAAACCGTCGACGCGATGCACTAA
- a CDS encoding cytochrome bd-I ubiquinol oxidase subunit CydA (part of the aerobic respiratory chain; catalyzes the ubiquinol to ubiquinone), whose amino-acid sequence MELDIVALSRLQFAVTALYHFLFVPLTLGLSVVIAIMETVYVMTGRTIWRQMTKFWGTLFGINFVLGVSTGIVMEFQFGMNWSYYSHYVGDIFGAPLAIEGMMAFFLEATFVGLFFFGWDKLSKVGHLISTWCVALGSNFSALWILIANGWMQNPVGSAFNPQTMRMEVTDFFEVLFNPVAQAKFVHTVSAGYVTAAIFVLGVSAWYVLKGRHVDLAKRSMTVAASFGLASALSVVVLGDESGYLSTEHQKMKLASIEAMWETEPAPAPFTAIGFPDQEARETHFAVHIPWVMGLIGTRSLDTEIPGINDLVKQAENRIRDGIKAYDALMQIRAAGKGTQLPEEVRGTFAELGHELGYALLLKRYVDDPRQATDEQIAKAATDTIPHVPTLFWSFRIMVGLGIFFILLTATFFYLSARRRLDHYPILLKVAVFAIPLPWIAAEMGWIVAEFGRQPWIIEGVLPTAAAVSSLSASTVLITLLCFIAIYTVLFIIEMGLMLKAIRKGPDPDKEPEAPLVPEKLVAAE is encoded by the coding sequence ATGGAACTCGACATCGTGGCGCTATCGCGCCTCCAATTCGCAGTTACTGCCTTATATCATTTTTTGTTCGTCCCTCTGACACTTGGTCTGTCGGTGGTGATCGCCATCATGGAAACGGTCTATGTCATGACCGGCCGGACGATCTGGCGGCAGATGACGAAATTCTGGGGAACACTGTTCGGCATCAACTTCGTGCTCGGTGTATCCACCGGCATCGTCATGGAATTCCAGTTCGGTATGAACTGGAGTTATTACAGCCACTATGTTGGTGACATCTTCGGGGCGCCGCTCGCCATCGAAGGCATGATGGCGTTCTTTCTGGAAGCCACCTTCGTTGGTCTCTTCTTTTTCGGCTGGGATAAACTGTCGAAGGTTGGTCACCTGATCTCGACCTGGTGCGTTGCGCTCGGTTCGAATTTCTCTGCACTTTGGATCTTGATTGCCAATGGCTGGATGCAAAATCCTGTCGGTTCGGCTTTCAATCCTCAGACCATGCGCATGGAAGTGACGGATTTTTTCGAAGTTCTGTTCAACCCGGTCGCTCAGGCGAAATTCGTCCATACAGTTTCGGCTGGCTATGTAACGGCCGCAATCTTTGTCCTTGGTGTTTCAGCCTGGTATGTGCTGAAGGGACGCCATGTCGATCTTGCCAAACGCTCGATGACGGTTGCGGCCTCGTTCGGACTTGCTTCGGCTCTCTCCGTCGTCGTGCTGGGCGATGAGAGCGGTTATCTCTCAACTGAACATCAGAAGATGAAACTCGCCTCTATCGAAGCGATGTGGGAAACAGAACCGGCACCTGCTCCCTTCACCGCGATTGGTTTTCCCGATCAGGAAGCACGCGAAACCCATTTCGCCGTTCATATTCCCTGGGTCATGGGCCTGATCGGCACACGCTCGCTCGACACCGAAATTCCTGGTATCAACGATCTCGTCAAGCAGGCTGAAAACCGTATCCGTGACGGCATCAAGGCCTATGATGCACTGATGCAGATTCGTGCCGCCGGCAAGGGTACGCAGTTGCCTGAAGAAGTACGCGGCACCTTTGCGGAACTCGGGCACGAACTTGGATATGCATTGCTGCTCAAGCGCTACGTCGACGATCCGAGACAGGCGACAGACGAGCAGATCGCCAAGGCCGCGACAGATACCATTCCGCACGTCCCGACCTTGTTCTGGTCGTTCCGCATCATGGTCGGGCTCGGCATCTTCTTCATCCTGTTGACGGCAACATTCTTCTACCTGTCAGCCCGCCGCCGGTTGGATCACTATCCTATCCTGCTGAAGGTGGCCGTGTTTGCCATTCCGCTGCCGTGGATCGCTGCGGAAATGGGCTGGATCGTCGCAGAGTTCGGCCGTCAGCCGTGGATCATCGAAGGTGTGCTGCCGACCGCCGCTGCGGTCTCCAGCCTCAGTGCTTCGACGGTTCTGATTACGCTCCTGTGTTTCATCGCCATCTACACGGTTCTTTTCATCATCGAGATGGGGTTGATGCTCAAGGCGATCCGCAAGGGGCCTGATCCGGACAAGGAACCGGAGGCGCCGCTCGTTCCCGAAAAACTCGTCGCTGCGGAGTAA